The following coding sequences lie in one Candidatus Abawacabacteria bacterium genomic window:
- a CDS encoding non-canonical purine NTP pyrophosphatase — protein sequence MDILLATSNPGKINRYAELLARLNPNIRLLVPADVGIDDIRVQETGVNEVENAKLKAKAYWEALATDKKMPCLAGDTGTYLENVLPDEQPGMYSRRISGAGDSYSLDGDETMAKHYQALCHKYGGKIPGFYLDGHCIYEQDHWMTMQNKRFFVLTEKVVGPISKGFPMLSMIQGKITGKYINEMSHEEYLQEMSPVSDALKLLLASLQ from the coding sequence ATGGATATTCTCCTCGCCACCTCCAATCCCGGCAAAATTAATCGCTATGCTGAATTATTAGCGCGTCTCAATCCTAATATCAGACTATTAGTTCCCGCTGATGTTGGCATAGATGATATTCGGGTACAAGAAACAGGTGTGAATGAAGTGGAAAATGCTAAATTGAAAGCAAAAGCCTATTGGGAAGCTTTAGCTACTGACAAAAAGATGCCTTGTTTAGCAGGGGACACCGGTACTTATTTGGAGAATGTGCTGCCAGATGAACAACCGGGTATGTATAGTCGCCGTATCAGTGGTGCCGGTGATAGTTATTCTCTAGACGGTGACGAAACCATGGCCAAACACTATCAAGCTCTTTGTCATAAATATGGTGGTAAAATTCCTGGCTTCTACCTAGACGGTCACTGTATCTATGAACAAGATCACTGGATGACGATGCAAAATAAAAGATTTTTTGTCCTTACTGAAAAAGTGGTAGGACCAATTAGCAAAGGCTTCCCCATGTTAAGCATGATCCAAGGAAAAATCACTGGGAAATATATCAATGAAATGAGCCATGAAGAATATCTGCAAGAGATGTCTCCTGTCAGCGATGCTCTCAAGTTATTGTTAGCATCTCTTCAGTAA
- a CDS encoding glycine--tRNA ligase: MAELTMDTLVSLCKQRGFVFPGSEIYGGLANAWDYGPLGVELKNNIAQEWWRFFVRSRQDMVGIDAAVLMNPKVWESSGHVANFNDAQVDCKSCKSRLRADHLIENALEGVKVEGLSLEDLDKLILQNKIACPKCGEHNFTECRVFNLLFRTFIGPVSKDAETVYLRGELAQSMFTNFKNVLNTSRKKVPFGIAQIGKVFRNEITPGNFIFRTLEFDLMEFEYFIHPSTWETTFEYWLAEMKRWVEHIGIDTKRTRVREHTQDELSHYSKRTVDIEFETPFGWKELFGLAYRTDFDLKNHMEKSGEDLQYFDPFTNEKFIPHVVEPTFGLTRTFLMILLSSYHEEQLAGKEGEDSSRVVLKLNPRIAPYKTAILPLSNKLTEQAQKVWALVKDTYNSDFDTSGSIGKRYRRQDEIGTPYCITVDFETANDNKVTIRERDSMKQDRIAIDQVATYLKEHLGF; this comes from the coding sequence ATGGCAGAATTAACTATGGATACCCTCGTTTCACTTTGCAAACAAAGAGGATTTGTTTTCCCTGGTTCAGAGATTTATGGCGGTCTGGCTAATGCTTGGGATTATGGTCCCTTGGGCGTAGAATTGAAAAATAATATTGCTCAAGAATGGTGGCGATTCTTTGTCCGTAGTCGCCAAGATATGGTTGGTATTGATGCCGCAGTATTAATGAATCCTAAAGTATGGGAGTCATCGGGACATGTGGCGAACTTTAATGATGCTCAAGTAGACTGTAAGAGCTGTAAGTCACGATTACGCGCTGATCACTTAATTGAAAATGCTTTAGAAGGTGTAAAAGTTGAGGGCTTAAGCCTAGAAGATCTTGATAAGTTAATCTTGCAAAATAAAATCGCTTGTCCCAAATGTGGTGAACATAATTTTACTGAATGCCGAGTATTCAACTTACTTTTTAGAACATTTATTGGCCCGGTGAGTAAAGATGCTGAAACTGTTTATCTGAGAGGTGAGTTAGCCCAATCAATGTTCACCAATTTCAAAAATGTTCTCAATACATCTCGCAAGAAAGTCCCATTTGGAATAGCTCAAATAGGTAAAGTATTCCGCAATGAAATTACTCCAGGAAATTTTATTTTCCGCACATTGGAGTTTGATTTGATGGAATTCGAATATTTTATCCATCCTTCTACCTGGGAAACAACCTTTGAGTATTGGCTAGCAGAAATGAAACGTTGGGTAGAGCATATCGGCATTGATACCAAGAGAACTAGAGTGCGAGAACACACTCAAGATGAGCTTTCTCATTATTCCAAGAGAACGGTTGATATTGAATTTGAAACTCCTTTTGGTTGGAAAGAGCTTTTTGGTTTAGCTTATCGTACAGATTTCGACCTCAAAAATCACATGGAGAAAAGTGGTGAGGACCTACAATACTTTGATCCTTTTACTAATGAAAAGTTCATTCCCCATGTAGTGGAACCTACTTTCGGTCTCACTCGCACCTTTCTTATGATCCTGCTCAGCAGCTATCATGAAGAACAATTGGCAGGCAAAGAAGGGGAGGATTCTAGCCGAGTGGTGCTAAAATTAAATCCCCGCATTGCCCCCTATAAAACAGCGATATTACCTTTAAGTAATAAGCTTACCGAGCAAGCCCAAAAAGTTTGGGCTTTAGTGAAAGATACCTATAATAGCGATTTCGATACTTCGGGCTCTATCGGTAAACGTTATCGTCGCCAAGATGAAATCGGCACGCCCTATTGTATTACAGTAGATTTCGAAACTGCCAATGACAACAAAGTAACCATTCGAGAAAGAGATAGTATGAAACAAGACAGAATAGCTATCGACCAGGTAGCAACTTACTTAAAAGAACATCTAGGCTTCTAG
- a CDS encoding DUF3467 domain-containing protein: MAHDQAQNQQQQQQQNVINVQVKDEMQAGVYANAASVSVKENDILIDFGYILPGVNPTTIKVMARVNLSHVTAEQFLGVFQNALLDFRNQKKEQKN, from the coding sequence ATGGCTCATGATCAAGCTCAAAATCAACAACAGCAGCAACAGCAAAATGTAATTAATGTACAGGTAAAGGACGAGATGCAAGCTGGAGTGTATGCTAATGCTGCATCGGTTAGTGTCAAAGAAAATGATATCTTAATTGATTTCGGTTATATTTTGCCTGGTGTAAATCCCACTACTATCAAAGTAATGGCCCGTGTTAATTTGAGTCATGTAACTGCAGAGCAATTCTTAGGTGTATTTCAAAATGCACTTTTAGATTTTAGAAATCAGAAGAAAGAGCAGAAGAATTAG
- a CDS encoding 50S ribosomal protein L25, translating into MGNSISLAANKRDVIGKKVKDLRAKGIIPGVVYGHGNPTDHIELNAKEFTKVFKEAGSNTIVDLTVDGKAVKTIIYEVTFDPTSEAPRHVDFYRVKMNEKLTTTVPLNFVGESAAVRTLSAIIVHNKDELEITCLPADLPHEIQVDISKLAEINDMIHVSDLTIPANVEVSEDPETVIAQAILPKEEVIETPAAPAEGEMPAEGAAPVEGGEAAPAEGGEEKKE; encoded by the coding sequence ATGGGTAATTCAATTTCATTAGCCGCTAACAAGCGTGACGTCATCGGCAAGAAGGTCAAAGATCTTCGGGCAAAAGGTATTATTCCAGGTGTAGTGTATGGTCATGGTAATCCTACTGATCATATTGAACTCAATGCAAAAGAGTTTACTAAAGTGTTTAAAGAGGCTGGTAGCAACACCATCGTAGACTTAACCGTTGATGGTAAGGCCGTAAAAACAATTATTTACGAAGTAACTTTTGATCCTACCAGCGAAGCTCCTCGCCATGTAGATTTTTATCGGGTAAAGATGAATGAAAAGTTAACTACCACTGTACCTTTGAATTTTGTTGGCGAATCTGCTGCAGTACGCACTTTGTCTGCTATTATCGTCCACAATAAAGACGAATTGGAAATCACTTGTCTCCCAGCCGATCTTCCTCATGAGATTCAAGTAGATATTAGCAAGTTAGCTGAAATCAATGACATGATTCATGTAAGCGATTTGACTATCCCCGCAAATGTAGAAGTAAGTGAAGATCCAGAAACAGTTATCGCTCAAGCGATTCTACCAAAAGAAGAAGTGATTGAGACACCAGCAGCTCCTGCTGAAGGTGAAATGCCTGCTGAAGGCGCGGCTCCAGTTGAAGGTGGTGAAGCAGCTCCTGCTGAAGGTGGTGAAGAGAAGAAGGAATAG
- a CDS encoding SDR family oxidoreductase gives MPIALITGSSSGIGKVTAKLFQAKGWQVIATMRSPEKEEELKQVSNVEIKKLDVTNSTQIEQTVAEIVDKYQRVDVLINNAGYGLIGPFESATNSEIEQQFQTNVFGLMHMCRAVLPAMRRQKNGTIINISSMLGKIALPFHSLYTASKFAVEGFSEALQYEIKQFGIRIKLVEPGSTSTDFFSRSLITTDIHKVPEYKILYEQLMKNSESWNDADPSIVAQVIYQAATDNKQKLRYPVGKDSKRLLRLRHFIPEQLWHYLMDKFLLH, from the coding sequence ATGCCCATTGCTCTTATTACCGGCTCCTCAAGTGGTATTGGTAAAGTCACAGCTAAGCTTTTTCAAGCAAAAGGTTGGCAAGTAATTGCTACCATGCGCTCTCCAGAGAAAGAAGAGGAATTGAAGCAGGTATCGAATGTGGAGATCAAGAAATTGGATGTTACTAATAGTACTCAAATAGAACAGACAGTAGCAGAAATAGTCGATAAGTATCAGCGTGTAGATGTGCTCATAAACAATGCTGGCTATGGCCTCATTGGTCCCTTCGAATCGGCAACGAACAGTGAAATAGAACAGCAATTTCAAACCAATGTTTTTGGTCTTATGCATATGTGTCGTGCAGTATTGCCTGCCATGCGTAGGCAAAAAAATGGCACGATTATCAATATCTCTTCTATGTTGGGCAAAATCGCATTACCTTTTCATAGCTTATATACTGCTTCCAAGTTTGCGGTAGAGGGTTTCTCTGAAGCATTGCAATACGAGATCAAGCAATTTGGTATCAGAATTAAATTAGTAGAACCAGGCTCCACTAGCACAGATTTTTTCAGCCGCTCACTGATCACTACCGATATTCACAAAGTACCTGAATACAAAATATTATATGAGCAGCTCATGAAAAACAGTGAGTCCTGGAATGATGCTGATCCCAGCATTGTCGCTCAAGTAATTTACCAAGCGGCCACAGACAATAAGCAAAAATTACGCTACCCAGTAGGCAAAGACTCCAAAAGACTATTACGCCTACGCCACTTCATCCCCGAGCAACTATGGCACTATCTCATGGATAAGTTTCTTCTCCATTAA
- a CDS encoding HAD hydrolase-like protein gives MIKAILFDADGVIINKPRLFSEVLAERLGLPLATVVLFWQEAFGPCLVGKADLKQQLLPYLEQWQWSGSVEDLLALWFKSEHYIDERVVAQIKDLKSRGIECFLSTNQEKYRTDYMVEHMNFGQLFPQIFSSAYVGHKKPHAEYFSAVLEQLPHVTKEEMVLWDDDPENIAGAKSFGIQAELYTNYDAFQHKVTRY, from the coding sequence ATGATCAAAGCAATTCTTTTTGATGCGGATGGGGTGATTATCAATAAACCTCGGTTGTTTAGCGAAGTATTGGCGGAAAGGCTTGGTTTGCCTTTGGCTACTGTGGTGCTTTTTTGGCAAGAAGCTTTCGGGCCCTGTTTAGTAGGTAAAGCTGATCTCAAGCAACAGTTATTACCTTATCTAGAGCAGTGGCAATGGTCTGGTTCTGTGGAAGACTTATTGGCATTATGGTTTAAGAGTGAACATTATATTGATGAACGGGTGGTTGCTCAGATCAAGGATCTGAAAAGTCGGGGAATAGAATGTTTTTTGTCTACTAATCAAGAAAAGTATCGGACGGATTATATGGTTGAGCATATGAATTTTGGTCAACTATTTCCTCAGATATTTTCTTCAGCATATGTAGGGCACAAGAAACCTCATGCTGAGTACTTTTCAGCAGTATTAGAGCAGTTGCCACATGTAACTAAAGAAGAAATGGTGCTTTGGGACGATGATCCAGAAAATATTGCCGGTGCTAAAAGCTTTGGTATTCAAGCAGAATTGTATACAAACTACGATGCTTTTCAGCACAAAGTAACCCGATATTAA
- a CDS encoding M48 family metallopeptidase: MEGKLQTHNQEISYTLKKSVRAKRVRITVKHNLAVVVTMPRWASLSKGEEAIHAHSKWILATVEKFKKTITLLPDHERWQEYKEQALLLVKNIITQYQSIYPYQHNQISIKNTAARWGSCSTKKNLNFNYRIIFLPRELAEYVVVHELCHLKEMNHSNKFWQLVAHTFPGHRKLRKQLHEYTY, from the coding sequence ATGGAAGGAAAGTTACAAACGCACAATCAAGAAATTAGTTATACACTCAAAAAAAGCGTAAGAGCCAAAAGAGTACGAATTACAGTCAAACACAATTTGGCAGTAGTTGTGACCATGCCCCGTTGGGCATCTCTTAGCAAAGGTGAAGAAGCTATTCATGCTCATAGCAAGTGGATTTTGGCTACTGTAGAAAAGTTCAAAAAAACTATTACTTTACTGCCTGATCATGAAAGGTGGCAAGAGTACAAAGAACAAGCCTTACTGTTGGTAAAGAATATTATCACTCAGTATCAGTCTATTTACCCGTATCAGCATAATCAAATCAGTATCAAGAATACCGCAGCTCGATGGGGGAGCTGTTCTACTAAGAAAAATCTCAATTTTAATTACCGTATTATTTTTCTACCAAGAGAATTGGCGGAGTATGTAGTTGTTCATGAGTTATGCCATCTAAAAGAGATGAATCACTCAAATAAATTTTGGCAATTAGTCGCGCATACTTTTCCTGGGCATCGGAAATTACGTAAGCAGCTACACGAGTACACCTATTAA
- a CDS encoding endonuclease/exonuclease/phosphatase family protein: protein MSMFSRLYYLLLTFTTFCALLLLGARMFEGIWLLEIGISFLPLVTLLLAMLFIVTFMATTLYFSQLPQESRSIRRLGIGVVLLFIFSSLILSTIQVTSALDNTVLAQERDLNKDSSNYLSIGFFNKFYYNYQHLPIIEAVANNSLDILGMAEISESSYQALKEQINLPFSYYHDCHCQFNSGDSVAVFSRFPLSDIKTDGIASTGMIEATAELSGSEKVKLLVIHPDAPMSPFYLNRRNMLLKKLDILLQNYREQKVIVMGDFNLSSWSPTFTKLLTMNPFLKDSARGYGLLSTWGPYFIRTKIDHILVSQNIAVSNFATIGIEGSDHLMIKAELRLPMNIQRFE, encoded by the coding sequence ATGTCCATGTTTTCTCGCCTTTACTATCTCCTGCTCACATTTACTACTTTTTGTGCACTCTTGCTTTTGGGCGCTAGAATGTTTGAAGGAATTTGGCTATTAGAAATTGGCATCAGTTTTCTCCCCTTGGTAACACTGCTCTTGGCCATGCTCTTTATTGTTACCTTCATGGCCACCACTCTTTATTTTAGCCAGTTACCTCAAGAAAGCAGATCGATACGAAGGCTCGGGATTGGTGTTGTTTTATTGTTCATCTTCAGTAGTTTAATTCTGAGCACTATTCAGGTCACCAGCGCTTTAGACAATACTGTCTTGGCGCAAGAAAGAGATCTAAACAAAGACAGTAGCAATTACCTGAGCATCGGTTTTTTTAATAAATTTTATTACAATTACCAACACCTACCGATCATCGAGGCAGTTGCCAACAATAGTTTAGATATTCTGGGCATGGCAGAAATTAGTGAAAGTAGTTATCAAGCCTTAAAAGAGCAAATTAATTTACCTTTTAGCTACTACCACGATTGTCATTGTCAATTTAATTCTGGTGATTCAGTAGCTGTCTTTAGTCGCTTCCCTTTAAGTGATATCAAAACCGATGGTATCGCTAGCACTGGCATGATTGAGGCAACAGCAGAATTATCAGGCTCAGAAAAAGTTAAACTGCTTGTGATCCATCCAGATGCCCCGATGTCTCCCTTCTATTTGAATAGGAGAAATATGTTACTCAAAAAATTAGATATACTCTTGCAAAATTATCGTGAGCAAAAAGTAATAGTAATGGGGGATTTCAATCTCTCTTCATGGTCACCAACCTTCACAAAATTGCTGACCATGAACCCATTCCTGAAAGATAGTGCTAGAGGATATGGTCTACTCAGCACTTGGGGACCATATTTTATTCGCACCAAGATTGACCATATTTTAGTTTCTCAAAACATCGCGGTGAGCAACTTTGCTACTATTGGCATTGAGGGATCTGATCACCTTATGATCAAAGCCGAATTGAGATTACCAATGAACATACAAAGGTTCGAATAG
- a CDS encoding ABC-2 family transporter protein, whose product MKKFLTKLQLYYRLSVYMLKSALLSAMAYRSAFIMQIVSMIINDVFFIILWGLFFSQFPSVRGWDFQDNMVMLAAANISFGAIFFICGNWHFSKSISQGELDYYLTFPKSVLWQLLLSKTDISALGDIIFGIVVYALWGDLSLLGITKFMIVNLLSFGIVLNFLIITQSLAFYLGHFEEAAQQLLYLVFGFSLYPQNQFYGGLKVIMMTIVPAFFIISLPMKFLQTNDWSILAILTAFWLFTALLAKLVFSHGLKRYESGNLINVRL is encoded by the coding sequence ATGAAAAAGTTTCTTACTAAACTGCAACTTTATTATCGTCTCAGTGTTTACATGCTCAAGAGTGCCTTACTTTCAGCCATGGCTTATCGCAGTGCCTTTATCATGCAAATCGTCAGTATGATTATCAATGATGTATTTTTTATCATTCTTTGGGGATTATTTTTCAGTCAATTCCCTTCAGTCCGAGGCTGGGACTTTCAAGATAATATGGTCATGCTGGCCGCAGCCAATATCAGTTTCGGCGCAATATTTTTCATCTGTGGTAATTGGCATTTTTCCAAGTCCATTAGCCAAGGAGAATTAGACTATTATCTTACTTTTCCCAAAAGTGTTTTATGGCAATTGCTTCTAAGTAAAACTGATATATCCGCTCTAGGTGATATTATTTTTGGTATTGTCGTCTATGCCCTATGGGGAGACTTATCATTGCTTGGCATCACGAAGTTTATGATAGTTAATCTACTCAGTTTCGGCATTGTCTTGAACTTTCTGATTATTACTCAATCTCTTGCTTTTTATCTCGGGCATTTTGAAGAAGCGGCTCAACAATTACTTTATTTAGTTTTCGGCTTTAGTCTCTATCCGCAAAATCAGTTTTATGGCGGACTAAAAGTGATTATGATGACTATAGTGCCAGCCTTTTTTATTATTTCTTTACCAATGAAGTTTTTACAAACTAATGATTGGAGCATACTTGCTATTCTAACTGCTTTTTGGCTATTTACTGCTCTGCTTGCTAAGCTAGTATTCTCTCACGGTTTAAAACGCTATGAATCCGGCAACTTAATCAATGTGCGCTTATAG
- a CDS encoding ABC-2 family transporter protein, protein MAKLSILSAMEYTTSFWAKIIGMFFNDVAIGTLWYIMFLRFPEINGWHFADMLTLFALVTTQAGIMLIFAGGVHHIAKTIMMGELDYYLSFPKPVLWHLWSTRTDIAAIGDLLFGLFIFFFFRGPSLTDTVIFLLMALLTAAILLNIMTILHTFAFYFHAFEEVVHQYYGILLGFAFVPQSVFTGSIKTLMQTVFPIYFLITLPAQIMQQWNWHTVGVLFLFWFGTFIFALKFFNHGLKRYESGNLINVRI, encoded by the coding sequence ATGGCCAAGCTCAGTATTCTTTCCGCAATGGAATATACTACTTCATTTTGGGCTAAAATTATTGGTATGTTTTTTAATGATGTCGCCATCGGTACTCTTTGGTACATTATGTTTCTCAGATTCCCGGAAATTAATGGCTGGCATTTTGCAGATATGCTCACCTTATTTGCCTTAGTCACTACCCAAGCAGGAATAATGTTAATTTTTGCTGGAGGAGTACATCATATTGCCAAAACTATTATGATGGGCGAATTGGATTATTATTTATCATTTCCTAAGCCGGTATTGTGGCATTTGTGGAGCACGAGGACCGATATCGCAGCCATCGGCGATCTGCTTTTTGGTTTATTCATTTTCTTCTTTTTCAGAGGACCTTCACTTACAGATACTGTCATCTTTTTATTGATGGCACTACTTACTGCGGCAATACTGTTAAATATTATGACAATATTGCATACTTTTGCTTTTTATTTTCATGCCTTTGAAGAGGTAGTTCATCAATATTATGGTATTTTATTGGGCTTTGCCTTTGTGCCTCAATCAGTATTTACCGGTAGCATCAAAACACTGATGCAGACAGTATTTCCTATTTACTTTCTCATTACCTTACCAGCACAAATCATGCAGCAATGGAATTGGCACACTGTTGGAGTTTTGTTTTTATTTTGGTTCGGTACTTTTATATTCGCCCTTAAGTTCTTTAATCATGGGTTAAAACGTTATGAATCAGGAAACTTGATTAATGTCCGCATCTAG
- a CDS encoding ABC-2 family transporter protein, with amino-acid sequence MIAASTAKPLVSKLFLRKKLAKYWALVRANINNSLVHIVPLFSRTGLVIMRVWVLSYLYLAIYQSSHTDIINGFTIPMVIWGVIFAQSFQAAARPPVAKVIEEEIKSGVIAYSISKPYSFLLFHLASFVGKTLPLLVVNIFIGCFVAWLLVGMISIPATTLLLATLTVILGYLIEFIIFLFIGLLAFWLEDITPILWNYNKAQLIFSGLIMPVAFFPEGLRTIVEYLPFTQIYYAPSRLLVNFDWVIFWHYTSIQLFWILFLGVGTYLFLRKAIKYVSINGG; translated from the coding sequence ATGATTGCCGCATCTACCGCAAAACCTTTAGTGTCTAAATTATTTCTCAGAAAGAAATTAGCTAAATACTGGGCTCTTGTGCGAGCCAATATCAATAATAGTCTAGTGCATATTGTCCCTTTATTTAGTCGCACGGGATTAGTAATAATGCGTGTATGGGTACTCTCTTATCTCTATCTTGCCATATACCAGAGTTCTCACACTGACATCATTAACGGGTTCACTATACCCATGGTAATATGGGGCGTTATTTTTGCTCAGTCATTTCAAGCAGCTGCTCGACCACCGGTAGCTAAAGTGATTGAAGAAGAAATTAAATCTGGTGTCATTGCCTATTCTATTAGTAAACCCTATTCTTTTCTGCTGTTTCACTTAGCCTCTTTTGTGGGAAAAACTTTACCCTTATTAGTGGTAAATATTTTCATTGGCTGTTTTGTTGCTTGGCTTTTGGTGGGCATGATCTCAATACCAGCAACGACGCTATTATTGGCTACTTTGACAGTAATTCTGGGTTATTTGATTGAGTTTATTATTTTTCTCTTTATCGGTCTTCTCGCTTTTTGGCTTGAAGATATCACCCCAATACTATGGAATTATAATAAAGCACAACTTATTTTTAGTGGGCTGATTATGCCTGTGGCTTTTTTCCCTGAAGGTTTAAGAACTATTGTTGAATATTTACCATTTACTCAGATTTATTATGCCCCATCGCGCTTGCTAGTGAATTTTGACTGGGTAATCTTTTGGCATTACACCAGTATTCAACTGTTCTGGATTTTGTTTTTAGGTGTCGGCACCTATCTTTTTCTTCGTAAAGCAATCAAATATGTTTCTATTAATGGGGGTTAA